In one Myripristis murdjan chromosome 5, fMyrMur1.1, whole genome shotgun sequence genomic region, the following are encoded:
- the mmel1 gene encoding membrane metallo-endopeptidase-like 1, with the protein MGKSESQMDIMEKSTKPGKRRWTVAEIGLSVLLLLVSCALAGLIVLYTSVLREQSNRSSVSRSSTSEGQYRSNLNNVCTAAECVTAAARLLQNMDASVKPCENFYQYACGGWLERHVIPETSSRHSVFDILRDKLEIVLKGVLETENEQDRDAIKKAKILYSSCMNESLIEHRDSQPILKLIDTIGDWPVASDDWNTTTEEAWSLEDTLATLTARFHKKALLDMYVWTDDRDSRRHIIYIDQPGLGMPSRDYYFNGGNYKKVREAYLHFMVAIAKIAREDRNLTQDDDRVWEEMMQLLELETDIANATSPAEERQDVTVLYNKMTLGELQDTFSLNGFNWTRFIQGVLSSVSIEVHVEEEVVVYSSPYLEKMNDVLSKHSVRTMQNYLTWQLIIDRVNSLSRRFKDARAQYRKALYGTTVEEAWWRDCVRYVQSSMENAVGALYVRETFAGESKRMVSNLISKIQEAYVETLEELSWMDAPSKEKAREKAMAIKEHIGYPDHILEENNQKLDQEYAHLNFSEENYFENILENLKAEAHKSLKKLREPVDPDLWIIGAAVVNAFYSPNRNQIVFPAGILQPPFFSKHQLQALNFGGIGMVIGHEITHGFDDNGRNFDKDGNMLNWWSNYSAEHFKDQSQCMVQQYGNFNWKLAGGQNVSGISTLGENIADNGGVRQAYKAYLKWVEREGEEPRLPGLDMDHKQLFFLNFAQVWCGAYRPEYASQSIKTDSHSPLEYRVLGSLQNFEAFSEAFQCKKGSPMNPELKCRVW; encoded by the exons GACAATACCGCTCCAACCTTAACAATGTGTGTACAGCTGCGGAGTGTGTTACTGCAG CCGCCCGGCTCTTGCAGAACATGGATGCGTCTGTGAAGCCTTGTGAGAATTTCTACCAGTACGCCTGCGGGGGTTGGCTGGAGCGCCATGTCATCCCAGAGACCAGCTCCCGTCACAGTGTCTTTGACATTCTGAGGGACAAGCTGGAGATTGTCCTCAAAG gtgTTCTTGAGACGGAGAATGAACAGGACAGGGATGCAATCAAGAAGGCCAAAATCCTTTACAGCTCCTGCATGAATGAAA GCCTCATAGAGCATCGTGACTCCCAGCCCATTCTAAAGCTCATTGACACTATTGGAGATTGGCCTGTTGCCTCAGATGATTGGAACACCACTACAG AGGAAGCATGGAGCCTCGAGGACACGCTGGCAACACTGACTGCTCGTTTCCATAAGAAGGCCCTGTTGGACATGTACGTGTGGACAGATGACCGTGACTCCAGACGCCATATCATTTAT ATTGACCAGCCAGGACTTGGAATGCCAtcaagagactattactttaatggTGGAAACTACAAAAAG GTCCGGGAGGCCTACCTCCATTTCATGGTTGCTATTGCAAAGATAGCGCGAGAGGACAGGAACTTGACTCAGGATGATGACCGTGTGTGGGAGGAAATGATGCAATTGCTGGAGCTGGAGACAGACATTGCCAAT GCCACATCCCCAGCAGAGGAGCGCCAAGATGTCACCGTTCTCTATAACAAGATGACACTCGGTGAACTACAGGACACATTCAGTCTTAAC GGTTTTAACTGGACTCGATTTATACAAGGTGTGTTGTCCAGCGTCTCCATTGAGGTTCAtgtagaggaggaggtggtggtctACAGCTCTCCCTACCTTGAAAAGATGAATGACGTTCTCTCCAAACACAGTGTCAG AACTATGCAGAACTACCTCACCTGGCAGCTCATCATTGACAGAGTTAATAGTTTGAGCCGCCGTTTCAAAGATGCCAGAGCCCAATACAGAAAG GCTCTATATGGAACCACTGTGGAAGAGGCCTGGTGGCGAGACTGCGTCCGTTATGTCCAGAGCAGCATGGAGAACGCCGTTGGGGCTCTGTATGTGCGTGAAACCTTCGCTGGAGAAAGTAAACGAATG GTCAGCAACCTCATCAGTAAGATCCAGGAAGCATATGTGGAAACACTAGAGGAGCTAAGTTGGATGGACGCTCCATCAAAGGAGAAGGCAAGAGAAAAG GCCATGGCAATCAAGGAGCATATTGGCTATCCAGACCACATTCTGGAAGAAAATAACCAGAAGCTAGATCAGGAATATGCACAT ttAAATTTTAGTGAGGAGAACTACTTTGAAAACATCCTTGAGAATCTTAAGGCTGAGGCTCACAAGAGTTTGAAGAAACTCAGAGAACCAGTTGACCCTGACCT GTGGATCATCGGTGCAGCTGTAGTGAATGCATTCTACTCACCTAACAGAAACCAGATAG TTTTTCCTGCAGGAATACTGCAGCCTCCTTTCTTTAGTAAGCATCAGCTCCAGGCCCTCAACTTTGGAGGAATAGGAATGGTTATTGGACATGAGATCACACATGGATTTGATGACAATG GGCGTAATTTTGACAAGGATGGTAATATGCTAAACTGGTGGAGTAATTACTCTGCTGAACATTTTAAAGACCAGTCTCAGTGCATGGTGCAACAATATGGCAACTTCAACTGGAAGCTAGCAGGTGGACAAAAT GTCAGTGGAATCAGCACGCTGGGGGAGAATATTGCAGACAATGGAGGGGTTCGCCAAGCTTATAAG GCTTATCTGAagtgggtggagagagagggggaagaacCCCGCTTACCTGGTCTGGACATGGATCACAAACAACTTTTCTTTCTCAACTTTGCACAA GTATGGTGTGGTGCCTATCGGCCTGAATATGCCAGCCAGTCCATCAAGACTGACTCACACAGTCCCTTAGAATACAG GGTTCTGGGGTCACTCCAGAATTTTGAAGCATTCTCTGAAGCATTCCAGTGCAAAAAAGGTAGTCCAATGAACCCTGAGCTGAAATGTCGagtgtggtaa